The Castanea sativa cultivar Marrone di Chiusa Pesio chromosome 11, ASM4071231v1 genome contains a region encoding:
- the LOC142617492 gene encoding putative disease resistance protein At3g14460 produces MAGSPVKAAIQELLYSLLSLNFFRTNKFRIGLLEDLRIVLQYLTVMVDEAEEKQNKNPVVKLWLDELQDVVYHTEDLVDEMCTESLRHKLDAESQTKSSSLEWNIKVIKKMEEMLDRLEFFMEQGDVLGLKGLGIISDPQKRFSMPITSFFLVDDHEVFCRDADKDAIISLLLSDDVKSEQLSVIPIVGEVGVGKSALARLVYNDCRVSQHFEIKAWYPVNHKMTKAISESFSLQSLQESLKGKRFLLVLDDVGSFNYADWESLQSTLKGVANGSCVIVTTRDSEVASKISTVCTYHIESLSNEESWLMFTKFALGDQMPSSCPEVETIGREIVQEFLGLPFAVKALGLLLRSKPQVEEWRVLLNRLNHFSLPRGMSGDGIELRKRYDELPAQLKRCFAYCSIFPKGYEFEKEKLVLLWMAEGLLQNRGKEDDGNKCFDELLLESFFQQSNANNSRFLMHDLVDDLAAHLSWKHFCRLEDNNLSHISVSTLYLSLCRGKYDSSVIFKSIDKAKFLRTFLPLDHESCRLSSNELQNMLCKLQFLRVLSLSHYHITELPALIGNLKHLRYIDLSHTGIKWLPESVCALCNLQTFILSNCHSLTKLPENMWRLVNLRHLDISGTDINEMPKNLSRLKKLQTLPYFVVGKRSGSMLKELGGLRDLHGTLHISKLQNVVSENDPASARLFTKKYLDELVLEWSNNTVDQENVLEALQPNSKLKKLSINFYCGTRFPNWVGHMLFSGMVSLRLSNCNNCSSLPPLGQLPSLEVLIIEWMDAVKSVGPEFCGMDKPFNCLKTLTFEGMSEWEEWVSFEVGGGEFPSLCELCIRRCPKLKGNLPKQLPSVVKVEISESQELVTAIMTEASLHKRTLHYQDKVLFISEDKVTSFLEQMTVFTYKGATDSSLPITKGATDSSLLMTTPNFRDEADVPTKNWSNQGRQQDLLSFKSVKVSGISQLMGVTGLDSLKIEGCDALEFIPVEVMTRNPFLQHLYIINCCSLKSFPGGHSLTALKMLYIQNCKKLEFHLSAKRTHQFSLLEHLCIGSSCDSLMFLPLDFFLELRFLSIWDCANLQSLSMPEGIEKDLTYLEALEIRDCPNLVSFPKGGLRAPNLTTIWFSNCKNLKELPDQFHSLNSLHSMFLNNCPQLVSLSGGGLPSKLSVLCITFCDKLVLGREWGLHRLDFLNRLEIEGGCENVVSFPEEELLPSNLNSLRISELLNLEYLNYKGLQHLTALKTLEISCCNKLRSLPEEGLPSSLSFLCINECSLLKPKLQNKRKRFVSFIEADEEVIS; encoded by the coding sequence atggCTGGCTCTCCGGTGAAAGCCGCAATTCAGGAGCTGTTGTACAGTTTGCTTTCACTCAACTTCTTTCGAACAAATAAATTCAGAATTGGATTGCTAGAAGATTTAAGGATTGTGCTGCAGTATCTTACTGTGATGGTCGATGAAGCTGAGGAGAAGCAGAACAAAAACCCAGTTGTCAAATTGTGGCTGGACGAGCTTCAAGATGTTGTCTACCACACAGAGGATCTCGTGGATGAGATGTGCACTGAAAGTTTAAGACACAAGTTGGATGCTGAATCTCAGACCAAGTCATCAAGTCTGGAATGGAATATCAAGGTGATAAAAAAGATGGAGGAGATGCTTGACAGGTTAGAATTCTTTATGGAGCAAGGAGATGTACTTGGTTTGAAGGGATTAGGAATAATATCTGATCCACAAAAGCGTTTTAGCATGCCcataacttcattttttttggtagatGATCATGAAGTGTTTTGTAGAGATGCTGATAAAGATGCTATTATTAGTCTTTTGCTGTCTGATGATGTAAAGAGTGAACAGTTGTCTGTGATTCCGATCGTGGGCGAGGTTGGGGTTGGTAAGTCCGCTCTTGCTCGGCTCGTTTACAATGATTGCAGAGTAAGTCAGCATTTTGAGATCAAGGCTTGGTACCCCGTTAATCATAAGATGACAAAAGCAATTTCTGAGTCGTTTAGTTTGCAGTCTTTGCAAGAGAGCCTTAAGGGAAAGAGATTTCTTCTTGTTTTGGATGATGTGGGGAGTTTTAACTATGCAGACTGGGAATCCTTACAATCTACTTTGAAAGGTGTTGCAAATGGAAGTTGTGTTATTGTAACTACACGCGATTCAGAAGTTGCATCCAAGATTAGCACCGTATGTACTTATCATATAGAGTCATTGTCAAATGAAGAAAGTTGGTTGATGTTCACAAAATTTGCTTTAGGAGACCAAATGCCTAGTTCATGTCCCGAAGTAGAAACCATTGGCAGAGAAATTGTGCAGGAGTTTTTGGGCCTGCCATTCGCAGTAAAAGCACTTGGGCTTCTTTTGCGCTCTAAGCCACAAGTTGAGGAGTGGAGAGTTTTACTAAACCGCTTAAACCATTTTTCTTTACCTAGAGGAATGAGTGGAGATGGAATTGAATTAAGAAAGCGCTATGATGAACTTCCTGCACAGTTAAAGCGATGCTTTGCATATTGTTCAATATTTCCCAAGGGTTAtgaatttgagaaagagaagTTGGTTCTTTTATGGATGGCAGAAGGTCTTCTGCAAAATCGTGGAAAGGAAGATGATGGTAACAAGTGCTTTGATGAATTGTTATTGGAGTCTTTTTTTCAACAATCAAATGCCAATAATTCACGTTTTCTGATGCATGATCTTGTGGATGATTTGGCTGCTCATCTGTCTTGGAAACATTTTTGCAGATTGGAGGATAATAATTTGTCTCATATCTCTGTAAGTACCCTGTATTTATCTCTTTGTAGAGGCAAATATGATTCCTCAGTGatatttaaaagtattgataAAGCCAAGTTTTTAAGGACATTCTTGCCATTAGATCATGAATCATGTCGTTTAAGTAGTAACGAACTGCAGAATATGTTGTGCAAACTGCAATTCCTACGTGTGCTTTCTTTATCTCATTATCATATCACTGAGCTACCTGCTTTGATAGGCAATTTGAAACATTTACGGTACATTGATCTCTCTCACACTGGAATTAAGTGGTTACCTGAATCAGTTTGTGCTCTATGCAACTTACAAACGTTCATATTGTCAAATTGTCATTCTCTCACCAAATTGCCAGAAAACATGTGGAGGCTTGTTAACTTGCGTCATCTTGATATTAGTGGAACTGACATAAATGAGATGCCAAAAAACTTGAGTAGATTGAAAAAACTTCAAACACTGCCTTACTTTGTTGTGGGCAAAAGAAGTGGCTCGATGCTTAAAGAGTTGGGGGGTCTTCGGGATCTTCATGGGACGCTTCACATTTCAAAGTTGCAGAATGTAGTCTCTGAAAATGATCCAGCTAGCGCCCGTTTGTTTACCAAGAAATACCTTGATGAGCTAGTGTTGGAATGGAGTAACAATACTGTTGATCAGGAAAATGTGCTTGAAGCGCTACAGCCTAATAGTAAACTGAAGAAGCTCAGCATTAATTTTTACTGTGGTACAAGATTTCCAAATTGGGTGGGGCATATGTTATTCTCTGGCATGGTTTCCCTACGTCTTAGCAACTGCAACAATTGCTCATCCTTGCCACCACTTGGACAGCTACCATCTCTTGAAGTCCTCATTATTGAATGGATGGATGCAGTGAAAAGCGTGGGTCCTGAATTCTGTGGGATGGATAAGCCATTTAACTGTTTGAAGACTCTAACATTTGAGGGGATGTCGGAATGGGAAGAATGGGTTTCATTTGAAGTTGGAGGTGGAGAATTCCCTAGCTTATGTGAGCTTTGTATAAGGAGATGCCCCAAGCTGAAGGGAAACTTACCCAAGCAACTTCCTTCTGTAGTAAAAGTTGAGATTTCTGAATCTCAGGAACTTGTGACTGCAATTATGACAGAGGCATCATTACACAAAAGGACTTTACATTATCAGGACAAGGTTCTGTTCATAAGTGAAGATAAAGTTACCTCATTCTTGGAGCAAATGACTGTCTTTACATATAAAGGTGCCACAGACTCCTCATTGCCTATAACTAAAGGTGCCACAGACTCCTCATTGCTCATGACTACTCCAAATTTTAGGGATGAAGCTGATGTTCCAACCAAAAACTGGTCCAACCAAGGTAGACAGCAAGACCTCTTATCTTTTAAAAGCGTAAAAGTTTCTGGAATATCACAACTGATGGGAGTTACAGGGTTAGATAGCCTCAAAATTGAAGGATGCGATGCTCTGGAGTTCATACCTGTAGAAGTGATGACCAGAAACCCTTTTCTCCAACATTTATATATCATTAATTGCTGCTCTCTCAAGTCCTTTCCTGGGGGCCATTCACTCACTGCCTTGAAAATGCTTTATATCCAGAACTGCAAGAAATTAGAGTTCCACCTAAGTGCAAAGAGGACACACCAGTTTTCACTTCTTGAACATTTGTGCATAGGGAGTAGTTGTGATTCCCTGATGTTCCTCCCTTTAGACTTCTTTCTGGAGCTTAGATTTCTTTCTATCTGGGATTGTGCAAATCTGCAATCCCTTTCAATGCCAGAGGGAATTGAGAAAGATCTCACATATCTTGAGGCCTTGGAGATCAGGGATTGTCCTAATCTGGTATCCTTTCCAAAAGGAGGATTGCGTGCCCCCAACCTGACAACCATTTGGTTCTCCAATTGCAAGAATCTCAAGGAACTACCTGATCAGTTCCACTCCCTCAACTCTCTCCATTcaatgtttttaaataattgcCCGCAACTTGTATCACTTTCAGGTGGGGGTTTGCCTTCCAAACTAAGTGTACTCTGTATCACTTTTTGTGACAAACTCGTGCTTGGGAGGGAGTGGGGGTTGCATAGGCTTGACTTTCTTAATCGGTTAGAGATTGAAGGTGGATGTGAAAACGTAGTGTCATTTCCAGAGGAGGAGTTACTGCCTAGCAATCTCAATTCTCTACGCATCAGTGAACTTCTGAATCTTGAATATCTGAACTACAAGGGGCTTCAACACCTTACTGCCCTTAAAACACTGGAAATTAGCTGCTGTAACAAACTCAGGTCCTTGCCAGAAGAGGGACTTCCATCCTCCCTGTCTTTTCTCTGCATCAATGAATGCTCTTTGCTGAAACCAAAGCTTCAAAATAAGAGGAAAAGATTTGTCTCTTTCATAGAGGCTGATGAGGAAGTAATCTCATGA